The following proteins come from a genomic window of archaeon BMS3Bbin15:
- the glmU_2 gene encoding bifunctional protein GlmU, with product MKALILAAGQGKRLEPLTETQPKVMLPLVGKPLLEHLLIEVKRAGIREVSILVGYCGDDIKSYFGNGSAIGLEITYLEQKELLGTAHAIVKSNFTEDFLVLNGDTLVLSSDIKKIMKAHSGNATIAVKLSKNPELYGVVEVDKNIVKNLQEKPEKPESNLISTGIYAFSTEIYSAIEKTGLSQRGEYEITDSIKILMESGDVTAVEIENFFDIGSPWSYLEANAELLDKAEGKITGRVEENVTINGKLILEEGAVIKSGSYIEGPVYIGEESSVGPNTYLRSFATVGKRCRIGMSTEIKNTIIMDKTNVPHLSYLGDSIVGRDCNFGAGAKIGNLRLDNSNVKVDIKGKLVDTGRRKFGAIIGDNVKLGLNVMINSGRKIGSGSKIGPGVIVYRDIPRGSTVIAEQKIKFR from the coding sequence ATGAAGGCTTTAATTCTTGCAGCCGGACAGGGGAAAAGACTTGAACCTCTTACTGAAACTCAACCAAAGGTGATGCTCCCTCTTGTCGGTAAACCTTTACTAGAGCACCTTCTCATAGAAGTTAAAAGGGCCGGCATCAGAGAAGTTTCTATTCTTGTTGGTTACTGTGGAGATGATATAAAAAGTTATTTTGGTAACGGCTCTGCAATTGGACTTGAAATAACCTATCTTGAACAGAAAGAACTTCTTGGTACTGCACATGCAATTGTAAAAAGCAACTTCACTGAAGACTTTCTTGTTCTCAATGGCGATACTCTTGTTCTTAGCAGTGATATTAAAAAAATAATGAAAGCTCACTCAGGCAATGCCACAATAGCAGTGAAATTATCAAAAAACCCTGAACTTTATGGTGTAGTCGAAGTTGATAAAAATATTGTGAAGAACCTGCAGGAAAAACCTGAAAAGCCAGAAAGCAACCTGATAAGCACTGGTATTTATGCCTTCTCAACCGAAATTTACAGTGCCATAGAGAAAACAGGACTTTCACAGAGAGGCGAATATGAAATAACCGACAGTATAAAAATTTTGATGGAGAGTGGTGATGTTACAGCAGTTGAGATTGAAAACTTTTTTGATATAGGTTCACCATGGAGTTATCTTGAGGCCAATGCAGAGCTTCTTGATAAGGCTGAGGGGAAAATTACAGGCAGAGTGGAGGAAAATGTTACAATTAATGGAAAGCTTATCCTCGAAGAAGGGGCTGTAATAAAATCAGGTAGCTACATTGAAGGGCCAGTTTATATTGGCGAGGAAAGTTCTGTCGGTCCAAATACATACCTGAGGAGTTTTGCAACAGTAGGGAAAAGGTGCAGAATAGGTATGAGTACAGAAATAAAAAATACAATTATCATGGATAAAACTAATGTGCCACACTTGAGTTATCTTGGCGACAGTATTGTCGGAAGGGATTGCAACTTCGGGGCAGGTGCCAAAATAGGAAATCTAAGGCTTGATAATTCAAATGTCAAAGTAGATATTAAGGGAAAACTCGTAGATACTGGCAGAAGAAAATTCGGAGCTATAATTGGAGATAATGTTAAACTTGGTCTGAATGTTATGATAAACTCTGGAAGAAAGATAGGCTCAGGCTCAAAAATAGGGCCCGGGGTGATAGTTTACAGAGATATACCCAGAGGAAGTACGGTTATTGCAGAACAGAAAATAAAATTCAGATAA
- the minD_8 gene encoding septum site-determining protein MinD yields MGTSLTIISRKGGVGRTFISVNLAFAIATLGKKVLLIDGNIEQPNVGLAMNIDSSEATIHHYLAGKKELDEVISKYEGIDVIYGNIEFQSLSESDIDTEKFNDIIKKLVDEYDVIVIDSPSGCDTILAPFQSQENALVVVTPNILSVVDGMRAKNISKKLGSKILGVVVNNTAQKKYLTNENIEFALNSKVLEEIPYEEKVETSLAMGEPLILKYPTTTAAKKIIDLAHILIGVADK; encoded by the coding sequence ATGGGAACGAGTTTGACTATAATCTCAAGAAAGGGAGGTGTAGGAAGAACCTTTATTTCTGTAAATCTCGCCTTTGCTATAGCAACTCTGGGAAAAAAAGTCCTTTTAATTGATGGAAATATTGAGCAGCCCAATGTGGGACTGGCTATGAATATTGATTCTTCTGAAGCCACAATTCATCATTATCTGGCCGGAAAGAAGGAATTGGACGAGGTTATATCAAAATATGAAGGTATTGATGTAATTTATGGAAATATTGAATTTCAATCTTTGAGTGAGAGTGATATAGATACAGAAAAATTCAATGATATTATTAAAAAGCTTGTTGACGAATATGATGTGATAGTGATTGATTCTCCTTCAGGCTGCGACACGATTCTTGCACCCTTCCAGTCCCAGGAAAATGCTCTTGTTGTTGTAACACCCAATATTCTAAGTGTTGTGGATGGTATGCGTGCCAAAAATATATCAAAGAAGCTTGGTAGTAAAATTCTTGGTGTTGTTGTAAACAATACAGCACAGAAGAAGTATCTCACAAATGAAAATATAGAGTTTGCTCTCAATTCAAAAGTTCTTGAGGAGATACCCTATGAAGAAAAGGTTGAAACTTCTCTGGCTATGGGAGAGCCTCTGATTTTGAAGTATCCCACTACCACAGCTGCTAAAAAGATAATAGACCTTGCACACATTCTGATAGGTGTGGCTGACAAATAA
- the fgd1 gene encoding F420-dependent glucose-6-phosphate dehydrogenase produces MEFSLGVTTSMPLKHSIKLLRIAEEKDFSRVFVGEDILSREIFTYLSIFANESRLPVASGILSPYVRSLVLIASGSAGLQLITNNKFTLGIGAGGITEVETLTGEAPDKASEVLRETAEVIRAIFRGERVSYEGRKACLRGYSLRIKSVKVPEIYFGVRGRELLALAGEVADGVIFSAPRSYLKEALKIVRKSAETHGKRFDEIKKVLWNPVAFENSKRARVIVATMLVSTPEYILKSTGLAEEAIKIRKALERSSYDKASKLVSRKALDEYCITGNIADIKDDFEYLAKEGFQEFVISPITGDMNLSGW; encoded by the coding sequence ATGGAATTCTCTCTTGGAGTTACAACAAGCATGCCCCTGAAACATTCGATAAAGCTGCTAAGAATAGCTGAAGAAAAGGATTTTTCAAGGGTTTTTGTGGGTGAAGACATACTATCAAGGGAGATATTCACATACCTTTCTATTTTTGCAAATGAGTCCAGGCTTCCAGTAGCTTCTGGCATACTCAGCCCATATGTGAGAAGCCTTGTTTTGATAGCCAGTGGCTCGGCAGGGCTTCAGCTCATAACTAACAATAAATTTACTCTGGGTATAGGTGCAGGGGGTATAACAGAAGTTGAGACGCTCACAGGAGAGGCTCCGGACAAAGCCAGCGAAGTGCTCAGAGAAACTGCCGAGGTTATAAGAGCTATTTTCAGAGGTGAGAGAGTAAGTTATGAAGGAAGAAAAGCCTGCCTCAGAGGCTATAGTTTAAGAATAAAAAGTGTGAAAGTTCCTGAAATTTACTTTGGGGTGAGAGGAAGAGAACTCCTTGCCCTTGCCGGCGAGGTTGCAGATGGAGTTATATTTTCTGCACCGAGAAGTTATCTTAAAGAGGCTCTTAAAATTGTGAGAAAATCAGCAGAAACGCATGGTAAACGTTTTGATGAGATAAAAAAAGTACTGTGGAATCCTGTGGCTTTTGAGAACAGTAAAAGGGCAAGAGTAATTGTTGCCACAATGCTGGTTAGCACTCCAGAATACATACTGAAAAGCACAGGTCTGGCTGAAGAGGCTATAAAAATAAGAAAGGCTCTGGAGAGGAGCAGCTATGATAAGGCTTCAAAACTGGTTAGCAGAAAGGCTTTAGACGAATACTGTATTACCGGGAATATTGCTGATATTAAAGACGATTTCGAATATCTCGCAAAAGAGGGGTTTCAGGAGTTTGTAATCTCCCCTATAACCGGAGATATGAATCTTTCAGGGTGGTAA
- a CDS encoding methylenetetrahydromethanopterin reductase: MDFSINFNGDLEIEKAGRRAAEAEKLGFSHIWVGESRALIHPFPILTALTSATYKVTMGTGIISALGNRCFHITKAFLTLKEIYGERFIAGIAPGDVHGLRVECIATKPVMKRLEYCISKIKGTVPVYIGASGPKLIELASVRAEGIILNYINPEYLKWALKHRKKRVYTVAIAPALILPDSKNESELLYAAGVVAAGANQTFLEEHGIYEEAFEVRKKVIRNNFKALKEHKDFLLENFTLSGTYEEVFKKIKEIEKLGIDQIILGSPFNKSEKFREVENIIRALK, encoded by the coding sequence ATGGACTTCAGCATTAATTTCAATGGCGACCTTGAAATAGAGAAAGCAGGGAGAAGAGCAGCCGAAGCCGAAAAGCTGGGTTTCAGCCATATCTGGGTGGGTGAGAGCAGAGCACTAATCCATCCTTTTCCTATTCTTACCGCTCTTACATCGGCCACATATAAGGTAACCATGGGCACAGGAATAATATCAGCCCTTGGAAACAGGTGCTTTCATATAACCAAAGCCTTTCTTACACTGAAGGAAATATATGGAGAGCGCTTCATAGCAGGAATTGCACCCGGAGATGTTCATGGTCTCAGAGTTGAGTGTATAGCGACAAAGCCTGTAATGAAAAGGCTGGAGTACTGTATTTCAAAAATAAAGGGAACCGTACCTGTATACATAGGAGCTTCTGGTCCGAAATTGATAGAGCTTGCAAGTGTCAGGGCAGAAGGCATAATACTCAACTATATCAATCCAGAATATTTAAAGTGGGCTTTAAAACACAGAAAGAAGAGAGTTTATACTGTTGCCATAGCACCTGCACTAATTTTACCTGACAGTAAAAATGAGAGTGAACTGCTCTATGCAGCAGGTGTTGTGGCAGCCGGTGCCAATCAGACCTTTCTGGAAGAACATGGAATCTATGAGGAGGCCTTTGAAGTAAGAAAAAAAGTTATAAGAAATAATTTCAAAGCTCTTAAAGAGCATAAGGATTTTCTTCTTGAAAACTTTACCCTTTCAGGAACCTATGAAGAAGTTTTTAAAAAGATTAAAGAGATTGAGAAGCTTGGCATTGACCAGATAATTCTCGGCTCTCCTTTCAACAAATCA